A single genomic interval of Solimonas sp. K1W22B-7 harbors:
- a CDS encoding nuclear transport factor 2 family protein: protein MDAALEAQLRELLDKQAITELINAYCNAADRHDHAKMRTLYHEDAIDDHGHFARGPAMEFIDKLPEIQKPMAILHHNVTTVNLKLDGDKAEGEVYILAFHQVKHEGELFDVLIGGRYFDKYEQRAGMWKFSHRSIVADWCYPAHPSKVRLDHPFLHGAYIGEPGAGDPSYKFFSLLKRGER from the coding sequence ATGGACGCCGCACTGGAAGCACAGCTGCGCGAGCTGCTGGACAAGCAGGCCATCACCGAGCTGATCAACGCCTACTGCAATGCGGCGGACCGGCACGATCACGCCAAGATGCGCACGCTGTACCACGAGGATGCGATCGACGATCACGGCCACTTCGCGCGCGGCCCGGCGATGGAGTTCATCGACAAGCTGCCGGAAATCCAGAAGCCGATGGCGATCCTGCACCACAACGTCACCACGGTGAACCTGAAGCTGGATGGCGACAAGGCGGAGGGTGAGGTCTACATCCTGGCCTTCCACCAGGTGAAGCACGAGGGCGAGCTGTTCGACGTGCTGATCGGCGGGCGCTACTTCGACAAGTACGAGCAGCGCGCGGGGATGTGGAAGTTCAGCCACCGCTCGATCGTGGCGGACTGGTGCTACCCGGCGCATCCGAGCAAGGTGCGGCTGGACCATCCCTTCCTGCACGGCGCCTACATCGGCGAGCCGGGAGCTGGCGATCCGTC
- a CDS encoding SDR family NAD(P)-dependent oxidoreductase, with product MSMQGRTVMITGAAGSLGRAVAEAFYSAGATLALVDLQLEGLQKAYPGSDPRRRLLAANLTDADSAAQAVQQAGRVDALCNIAGGFSMGTPVHSTPAAEWKKMWDINALTLLNMVQAVVPGMIAQGRGSIVNVGAGAGQKGAALMGAYSVSKSAVIRMTEAMSAELREQGVNVNCVLPSIIDTPPNRAAMPDADPSKWVAPQDLASVILFLCSDAARAVHGAALPVVGLS from the coding sequence ATGAGCATGCAAGGCAGGACAGTGATGATCACCGGCGCCGCCGGCAGTCTCGGCCGCGCGGTGGCCGAGGCCTTTTATTCCGCTGGCGCGACGCTGGCGCTGGTGGACCTGCAGCTCGAAGGGCTGCAGAAGGCCTACCCCGGCAGCGATCCGCGCCGCAGGCTGCTGGCCGCCAATCTCACGGACGCCGACTCCGCCGCGCAGGCGGTGCAGCAGGCCGGCCGCGTCGATGCGCTGTGCAACATCGCCGGCGGCTTCAGCATGGGCACGCCGGTGCACAGCACCCCGGCGGCGGAGTGGAAGAAGATGTGGGACATCAACGCGCTGACCCTGCTCAACATGGTGCAGGCGGTGGTGCCCGGCATGATCGCCCAGGGCCGCGGCAGCATCGTCAACGTCGGTGCCGGGGCCGGCCAGAAGGGCGCGGCGCTGATGGGCGCCTACAGCGTCTCCAAGAGCGCCGTGATCCGCATGACCGAGGCGATGTCCGCCGAGCTGCGCGAGCAGGGTGTCAACGTCAACTGCGTGCTGCCCAGCATCATCGACACGCCGCCCAACCGCGCGGCGATGCCCGACGCCGACCCTTCGAAGTGGGTGGCACCGCAGGACCTGGCCAGCGTGATCCTGTTCCTCTGCTCCGATGCTGCGCGCGCGGTGCATGGTGCGGCGCTGCCCGTGGTGGGGCTCAGCTGA
- a CDS encoding SDR family NAD(P)-dependent oxidoreductase, with product MSTCLIITGAAGELGRIVLSAAANRSDVDCIIATTRSRSLDVPWPKVTCLTGVDLSEDAGARKLAESLDKIPCDNIGLLHCAGAFPATAPLHRTTLATVAAVFAANSLTFLGAAKAVLPRMRRQRSGRLVAFTSHTQEAAYPFMGPFNMSKLALLSAVQTLANENARFGIAINAIAVATLQTETERRIKPTGTYDDWVPVNGLAAYAIDMATTMGIQVNGSEIQYWKYSQSFFGDSIFSRNSIDPEILDPTNG from the coding sequence ATGAGCACTTGCTTGATTATCACCGGTGCAGCTGGAGAACTTGGCCGGATCGTACTGTCTGCAGCGGCGAACCGATCGGACGTTGATTGCATCATTGCGACTACGAGGAGTCGTTCTCTTGATGTTCCATGGCCAAAAGTGACCTGCTTGACAGGGGTGGACTTAAGCGAGGATGCAGGTGCCAGAAAATTGGCGGAGTCGTTGGATAAAATTCCCTGTGACAACATAGGGTTGTTGCATTGTGCGGGGGCTTTTCCAGCAACAGCTCCTTTGCATCGCACGACTCTGGCGACAGTCGCTGCTGTCTTTGCCGCGAATAGCCTTACTTTCCTTGGAGCAGCAAAGGCCGTTTTGCCGCGTATGCGGAGGCAGCGCAGTGGACGGTTGGTTGCCTTCACCTCGCATACGCAGGAGGCAGCATATCCTTTCATGGGGCCTTTCAATATGAGCAAGCTCGCCCTGCTGAGTGCGGTACAGACCCTTGCAAATGAAAATGCCCGGTTCGGTATCGCCATCAATGCGATTGCCGTGGCGACTCTGCAGACAGAGACCGAACGGCGGATTAAACCTACTGGCACCTATGACGATTGGGTTCCGGTTAATGGATTGGCTGCCTATGCCATCGACATGGCCACAACTATGGGCATCCAGGTCAACGGAAGTGAAATTCAATATTGGAAGTATTCCCAGAGTTTCTTTGGGGATTCGATTTTCTCCAGAAATTCGATTGATCCGGAAATTTTGGATCCAACCAATGGCTGA
- a CDS encoding ATP-binding cassette domain-containing protein: MRIDLERFRLAFGPRVVFDQVTASLDWDATDDASRVIGLMGPSGSGKSTLAKQVMTARYHGRVAGINVVQPDLVIAYLPQAAVLFSHLSIYRNARLLEGVGRYRMRFDPAIFADLAKQLKLESILASKIGIERISGGEAQRLMLLRTLSVRPDLLILDEPATGLDPSIREDFLIDLQGVLRRLGICALYISHHWEEVAFLAGRVVFAETIADCSGGIPSADFRLSIPMLLRGLRPRSMPFVLFMALDVPFGRCKIRMQKEVP, from the coding sequence ATGCGGATTGATCTTGAAAGATTTAGGCTCGCCTTCGGGCCCCGTGTTGTTTTCGATCAGGTCACGGCGAGCCTCGATTGGGACGCGACCGATGACGCATCCAGGGTAATTGGACTCATGGGGCCGAGTGGTTCTGGAAAGAGCACGCTTGCCAAACAGGTTATGACCGCTCGCTATCACGGGCGAGTTGCCGGTATCAATGTTGTTCAGCCGGATTTGGTTATCGCCTATCTTCCGCAAGCCGCTGTCCTGTTCTCGCATTTGTCTATCTACAGGAATGCGAGGCTTCTCGAAGGCGTGGGGCGCTACAGGATGAGATTCGATCCGGCCATTTTTGCCGATTTGGCAAAACAGCTGAAATTGGAGTCCATACTGGCGTCGAAGATCGGCATAGAGAGAATCAGCGGCGGAGAGGCCCAGCGCTTGATGCTTCTTAGAACCCTGAGCGTCCGGCCGGATCTTCTGATATTGGATGAGCCAGCGACAGGTTTGGATCCCTCTATTCGGGAGGATTTTCTCATAGATCTCCAGGGTGTCCTGCGGCGCCTCGGAATTTGTGCGCTTTACATCAGCCATCATTGGGAGGAAGTCGCTTTTCTGGCCGGGCGCGTGGTGTTTGCAGAGACCATTGCGGATTGCTCGGGGGGCATACCATCCGCGGACTTCCGGTTGTCGATACCGATGCTTTTGCGAGGGCTCCGCCCACGATCAATGCCTTTCGTGTTGTTTATGGCCCTGGATGTTCCGTTTGGCCGCTGCAAGATTCGCATGCAGAAAGAAGTCCCTTAG
- a CDS encoding sugar ABC transporter substrate-binding protein, with the protein MHYCSYEFSPADFSENLGANEVRAAEFFTCLLKIWRTFSLAPHLPLLNDGDGGSMQRRQVVIGGLLAAGSAGLGTLALTMRTRQKEDAVVSIIGEDSSNLQAIARYLADSQLAVGTRSTVEATNFTTASAKAMTAFTQGSGLYDVVLGYNFDLPRYAENHYVFDVGESKSVARENQSFDFEADLLPNVWKELGYYGSAGGVDADDSRPVAYPFSANTMVLVYSKEVFSDPRVVQAYRTHFGRDFAPPRTWQEFADTAKLVAEANKAFKGVVLQGADGGWLYYEWMNFLFGMGGKVMEKKYGWQSTIQTPLTLRTIEAARAADLYLSLKSASAGDFFFNDAVRQRDLMLEHKAAFAIMWTDYIPDLAKAGGFGFAPIPGDRSMIAGGSFFINRKTDVPSACVDLISHLLSKPVQKKLALDGLFPPTRSALSDPEVLAKPYMPAVRQSLERGVYMLEAGLDATLISEKITQALQEAWRGEIPSEAVGSRATELIEARRAVG; encoded by the coding sequence GTGCACTATTGCTCCTATGAATTTTCACCGGCCGATTTCAGTGAAAATCTTGGCGCTAATGAAGTAAGGGCTGCCGAATTTTTTACGTGCCTGCTGAAGATCTGGCGCACATTTTCGCTTGCGCCACATTTGCCTTTACTTAACGATGGTGATGGGGGAAGCATGCAACGACGTCAGGTAGTCATTGGCGGCCTTCTGGCCGCAGGATCTGCGGGGCTCGGCACGCTGGCCCTTACGATGCGTACACGTCAAAAAGAAGATGCCGTTGTCAGCATCATCGGAGAGGACTCATCCAATCTGCAGGCGATTGCGCGCTATCTGGCCGATAGTCAATTGGCGGTAGGCACCAGGAGCACGGTGGAGGCTACGAATTTCACGACGGCATCCGCCAAGGCAATGACTGCTTTTACCCAGGGGAGTGGTCTCTACGATGTGGTCCTTGGATACAACTTCGATCTGCCTCGCTACGCAGAAAACCACTATGTCTTCGATGTCGGGGAGTCGAAATCAGTTGCAAGAGAAAACCAGTCTTTCGATTTCGAAGCCGACCTCTTGCCCAATGTCTGGAAAGAGCTTGGATACTACGGCAGTGCAGGGGGTGTCGATGCGGACGACTCTCGTCCGGTCGCATATCCTTTTTCAGCAAATACGATGGTATTGGTGTACAGCAAGGAGGTGTTCTCAGATCCACGAGTGGTTCAAGCCTATCGCACGCATTTCGGACGCGATTTCGCGCCGCCAAGGACGTGGCAGGAGTTCGCGGACACAGCGAAACTCGTAGCTGAGGCCAACAAAGCATTCAAAGGCGTGGTCCTGCAAGGAGCCGATGGAGGTTGGCTCTACTACGAGTGGATGAACTTCCTGTTCGGTATGGGGGGGAAGGTGATGGAGAAGAAGTATGGCTGGCAATCGACCATCCAGACGCCTTTGACGCTAAGAACTATCGAGGCCGCGCGCGCGGCTGATTTGTACCTGTCCTTAAAAAGCGCTAGTGCCGGCGACTTTTTCTTCAACGATGCGGTTCGGCAGCGCGACCTGATGCTGGAGCACAAGGCGGCGTTCGCGATAATGTGGACGGACTATATCCCGGACTTAGCGAAAGCCGGGGGGTTCGGGTTTGCGCCAATTCCTGGTGATCGCTCAATGATCGCAGGGGGCTCGTTCTTTATTAACCGTAAAACCGATGTTCCGTCTGCGTGCGTCGACCTCATCTCCCATCTGTTGTCCAAGCCGGTCCAAAAGAAGCTTGCCCTTGATGGCCTATTTCCTCCCACGAGATCGGCTCTGTCCGATCCGGAAGTCCTGGCCAAACCCTACATGCCGGCTGTTCGGCAATCGCTGGAGCGCGGGGTTTACATGCTGGAGGCCGGACTCGATGCCACATTGATCTCGGAGAAGATAACCCAGGCGCTCCAGGAGGCTTGGCGCGGGGAGATTCCCTCTGAGGCAGTAGGGTCGCGGGCAACAGAGCTGATTGAGGCCAGGCGTGCAGTAGGTTAA
- a CDS encoding heavy-metal-associated domain-containing protein, protein MIRNLTAVLIAAMLSFTALAQDAPRTIEMKVDGLVCAFCAQGISKKLGKMDATAEVFVSLENGLVAVVPKPGQDLADPVLREALTEAGYTVQAIERKAETLDALRARLKVKP, encoded by the coding sequence ATGATTCGCAATCTGACGGCCGTGTTGATCGCGGCAATGCTGAGTTTCACCGCGCTGGCGCAGGACGCGCCGCGCACCATCGAGATGAAGGTGGACGGCCTGGTCTGCGCCTTCTGCGCCCAGGGCATTTCCAAGAAGCTCGGCAAGATGGACGCCACGGCGGAAGTCTTCGTGAGCCTGGAGAACGGCCTGGTCGCGGTAGTGCCCAAGCCGGGGCAGGACCTGGCGGATCCCGTACTGCGCGAGGCGCTGACCGAGGCGGGCTACACGGTGCAGGCGATCGAGCGCAAGGCCGAGACCCTGGACGCGCTGCGCGCGCGGCTCAAGGTCAAGCCATGA
- a CDS encoding M66 family metalloprotease codes for MVQGLRVLVLGGLGFLLAACGGGGDDGGTPAPANQAPAAAAGSDQAVAEGATVTLSGGSSSDSDGSIVAYAWQQVSGPAVVLDSPTAVSTRFVAPDVATAQTVVLRLTVTDNEGATDTDMVSVTVNVAVAPPANNPPVAAAGADQVVNEGATVTLSGSGSSDGDGSIAGYAWAQVSGPTVSLANAATVSASFVAPDVSSAQVLVLRLTVTDDDGATASDTVSVTVNAVAAPATITVSGMKLAQTHVLPAAGKQWTLGSNTSELHMVGGRAALALVDLSPSGLAGLKLQGEVGGVSQGTVTLDVNSALPANEDSSLRYSGSAYVATLPQSWLKPGLRLRVTATGATASAWTNVVVGSDSDFTVRILPFYLFGATEADVSLATAGAPSADAIDDMFAVWPVATVEVGNHPAAKVSWPSLVVPPRGDSAGVRQPAYVASNTDGYKDGFAGLSTLHGIVSSLRGANGEANLAVQYYAPLLARNASGRFQSAGGGIGGGSVGTGDTAYAGIFIHEQGHAFGLPHAGDSYDSGNYPYEWGSLKGSEWGFDAVRRLFRAILIPASSSNYAGCRSHTFGGHARAVDGLNRCIKQDPMQSGAGDQASGQRFTIFSDFSTAVMQRYFEGITTLNSDSSHKYSGGKWARDASFPSGYKRWDSIDRRWVNAADAVATADGGLWGFEDDAPLQRNVPVYAIVVTMSYAGTAGATQIYPPLRFSGNLLRTIDPTVQAQRESIVPNTSTYYWYCKAYGCDYTLRVRYANGTVRNVALQSGFRGWFAESGPVLAAASDPLDGASFRRWAVNVPDDGNIASIQLLETPQVWNGLPASPRVLASR; via the coding sequence ATGGTGCAGGGGCTGCGGGTATTGGTGCTGGGCGGGCTTGGTTTTCTCCTCGCGGCCTGCGGTGGCGGCGGGGATGACGGCGGTACGCCGGCCCCGGCCAACCAGGCGCCGGCGGCAGCGGCCGGCAGCGACCAGGCGGTTGCCGAGGGCGCGACGGTCACGCTCAGCGGCGGTTCTTCCAGCGACAGCGATGGCAGCATCGTCGCCTACGCCTGGCAGCAGGTCTCGGGGCCTGCGGTGGTCCTGGACAGCCCCACGGCGGTTTCCACCCGCTTCGTCGCGCCGGACGTTGCGACGGCGCAGACGGTGGTGCTGCGCCTGACGGTGACGGACAACGAGGGTGCTACCGACACCGACATGGTGAGCGTGACGGTGAACGTCGCCGTGGCGCCTCCCGCGAACAATCCTCCCGTGGCCGCCGCCGGTGCCGACCAGGTCGTCAACGAAGGCGCCACGGTGACGCTGAGCGGCAGCGGCTCCAGCGACGGCGACGGCAGCATCGCGGGCTATGCCTGGGCGCAGGTGTCCGGGCCCACCGTGAGCCTGGCCAACGCGGCGACGGTGTCTGCCAGCTTCGTCGCGCCCGATGTCTCCAGTGCACAGGTCCTGGTGCTGCGCCTCACGGTGACCGACGACGATGGCGCCACGGCCAGCGATACGGTCAGCGTGACAGTGAATGCGGTGGCCGCGCCGGCGACGATCACGGTGAGCGGCATGAAGCTGGCGCAGACTCACGTGCTGCCGGCTGCCGGCAAGCAGTGGACCCTTGGCAGCAACACCTCGGAGCTGCACATGGTCGGCGGCCGTGCCGCACTGGCGCTGGTGGACCTGTCTCCCTCGGGGCTGGCGGGCCTGAAGCTGCAGGGCGAGGTGGGCGGCGTCAGCCAGGGCACGGTCACGCTGGACGTCAACAGCGCCCTGCCGGCGAACGAGGACAGCAGCCTGCGCTACTCCGGCAGCGCCTACGTGGCGACGCTGCCGCAGTCCTGGCTCAAGCCGGGGCTGCGCCTGCGGGTGACGGCCACGGGTGCGACGGCCAGCGCCTGGACCAATGTGGTGGTGGGCAGCGACTCCGATTTCACGGTGCGCATCCTGCCGTTCTATCTGTTCGGCGCCACCGAGGCCGACGTGAGCCTGGCGACCGCCGGCGCGCCTTCGGCGGATGCCATCGACGACATGTTCGCGGTGTGGCCGGTGGCGACGGTGGAGGTGGGCAACCACCCGGCGGCCAAGGTGAGCTGGCCCTCGCTGGTGGTGCCGCCGCGCGGCGATTCCGCCGGCGTGCGCCAGCCGGCCTACGTCGCGAGCAATACCGACGGCTACAAGGACGGCTTTGCCGGCCTGTCGACGCTGCATGGCATCGTCAGCAGCCTGCGCGGAGCCAATGGCGAGGCCAACCTGGCGGTGCAGTATTACGCGCCGCTGCTGGCACGCAATGCCAGCGGCAGGTTCCAGAGTGCCGGCGGCGGGATCGGCGGCGGCAGCGTTGGCACCGGCGACACGGCCTATGCCGGCATCTTCATCCACGAACAGGGCCATGCCTTCGGCCTGCCGCATGCCGGCGACAGTTACGACTCGGGCAACTATCCCTACGAGTGGGGCAGTCTCAAGGGTTCGGAATGGGGCTTCGATGCGGTGCGCAGGCTGTTCCGCGCCATCCTGATCCCGGCGTCCTCGTCGAACTACGCCGGCTGCCGCAGCCATACCTTCGGCGGTCATGCGCGGGCGGTGGATGGCCTGAATCGCTGCATCAAGCAGGATCCGATGCAGTCCGGCGCCGGCGACCAGGCCAGCGGCCAGCGCTTCACGATCTTCTCGGATTTCAGCACCGCGGTGATGCAGCGCTATTTCGAGGGCATCACCACGCTCAACAGCGACAGCAGCCACAAGTACTCCGGCGGCAAGTGGGCGCGCGACGCCAGCTTCCCCAGCGGCTACAAGCGCTGGGACAGCATCGACCGCAGGTGGGTCAACGCTGCCGATGCCGTGGCGACGGCCGACGGCGGACTCTGGGGCTTCGAGGACGATGCGCCGCTGCAGCGCAACGTCCCGGTCTACGCCATCGTCGTCACCATGAGCTATGCCGGCACGGCCGGGGCCACGCAGATCTACCCGCCGCTGCGCTTCAGCGGCAACCTGCTGCGCACGATCGACCCGACCGTGCAGGCGCAGCGCGAGAGCATCGTGCCCAATACCAGCACCTACTACTGGTATTGCAAGGCCTACGGCTGCGACTACACCCTGCGCGTGCGCTATGCCAACGGCACGGTGCGCAACGTGGCGCTGCAAAGCGGTTTCCGCGGCTGGTTCGCCGAAAGCGGGCCAGTGCTGGCGGCGGCGTCCGACCCGCTGGACGGCGCCAGCTTCCGCCGCTGGGCGGTGAACGTGCCGGACGATGGCAACATCGCCAGCATCCAGCTGCTGGAGACCCCGCAGGTCTGGAATGGCCTGCCGGCTTCGCCCAGGGTGCTGGCCAGCCGTTGA
- a CDS encoding transposase: MPRIGRLVVEGYPHHVVQRGHNRQVVFAGDEDYERYISDLRELKATFGIRLYAYCLMTNHVHLLLGPRESPAALGSFMKALAGRATRYRNRLEGRSGTLWESRYKSSLVQADSYLLACCRYIELNPVRARMVASPQAYAWSSAKERLGQRPADLLDWNPSYLSLGRSEVERKQEYSRYLREAIPEGEWTLIRDSLQRGQLTGTKKFVNEIERITGARVEHRARGRPRKEPEAENK; the protein is encoded by the coding sequence ATGCCTCGGATTGGTCGCTTGGTGGTGGAAGGCTATCCACACCACGTTGTGCAGCGCGGGCACAACCGGCAGGTGGTATTTGCCGGCGATGAGGATTACGAGCGGTACATAAGCGACCTGCGAGAGCTCAAGGCGACATTTGGCATTCGGCTATATGCCTATTGCCTGATGACCAACCACGTACATCTGCTACTGGGCCCTCGTGAGAGCCCGGCGGCGCTGGGCTCCTTCATGAAAGCCCTGGCGGGGCGGGCCACCCGCTACCGCAACCGCCTGGAAGGGCGTAGTGGCACCTTATGGGAAAGCCGCTACAAATCCAGCCTGGTTCAAGCCGACAGCTACCTTCTGGCCTGCTGTCGTTATATCGAACTCAATCCCGTCCGCGCCCGCATGGTGGCCAGTCCTCAGGCGTACGCTTGGTCCAGCGCCAAAGAGCGACTGGGCCAGCGTCCGGCGGACCTTCTGGACTGGAACCCGAGTTACCTGTCGCTGGGGCGCAGCGAGGTCGAGCGCAAGCAGGAATATTCACGATACCTGCGCGAAGCGATTCCCGAAGGGGAGTGGACCCTGATCCGCGATTCCCTGCAGAGAGGACAACTGACGGGTACCAAGAAGTTCGTGAACGAAATCGAGCGAATCACCGGCGCCCGTGTCGAGCATCGGGCGCGGGGGAGGCCGAGGAAAGAGCCGGAAGCAGAAAATAAATAA